The Salvia miltiorrhiza cultivar Shanhuang (shh) chromosome 2, IMPLAD_Smil_shh, whole genome shotgun sequence DNA window ccttaattctcattcattctcatttttttaatttttaatcaattttcatatccaaaaaactactccctccgtccacgaaatgagtacccatatttcctttttggtccgtccaccaaatgagtacccatttccttttttggtaagtgtaccccacacatcccactcacaataaaagtgggtcccttattccactcacacacacttaatcaatttcttaaaacccgtgccacccccaaatgggtactcatttcgtggacggagggagtattacatatctaaaaatcattatatatctaaaaactattgAATATCTAAAAAACACTATACTAATATTCCACTGATCAATAAAGTTTTATTTATATccttacacgaaaaatagaaaatacataagtatttgtaattttgaggttgtaatgattattgtaatattatacttTATGATATCCAACGttgcaatttcaatttaaaacgtacatgatttactttaatatatatgactttgatgttattaattctatttatattccCTAAAAAATTATCTTCGACCTCATGGGCAGACCAATTCAGGTTTTAACGTATATAATACTTCAAttgagttaaaataaaaatcatccTTAAGATAAGAATGTAGAACTAATCTATACCTTTGATCAACAAtacttaatatattttaattttcctctACTACTTACTGTATATTAGGAATAAAAAACTACTATAGAAAAAGACTATAGATCCCTTAAAAATCACAACAAAGTTGATCAAAGAATGCAAAATTAGATAAGTAttcttaattattaaatctacaaaaaaaaaaaaaaatcaaccttTGGAATAAGATTTAATCATATCCATTAAgatggaaaaataattaatttagttctaagttataaatataataactattaaattcaattgttaacatttttccttcaaatatataaataaattgattccaTTATTCAAAAGAGCACTAGTGAACTTATACGGTTGAATGAATTTAGTCTTTTCTATCTTCCGATGCACTATCCGCTAATATTCATTTATGAAGATGACGGATTATAAATTCTTATTCATTCCAAttacttcattctaattttcctcaattctaattcattcttgttttttttttttctaaatttttatcaatttccatatctaaaaattatgatatattaaaaactactccctccatcccatgaagcatgacacagttcttttcggcacgggaaataagaaattggtattttgtgtgttaagtgtggtaggtgaaaaagtaaaaatgtgaataaaggtaaattttttgccatttttagaaatgtgtcatgcttcgtgggacagactaaaaagaaaactgtatcatgcttcgtgggacggagggattattaaatatctaaaaatcattatattagtatttcaagaaaataaattctatcctatgttatgtcgtataatcacttcattctaattttactcaattctcattcattcgttttctttttctaaattttaatcagcTTCCATATACAAAAACCAttataaaatatctaaaatcattatataaatattccacaaattaagaaaaatttaTTTGTATCATGTtgagaacttaatgaaatattctagccctagttttgatgataccaaaattcttaAGTtctctttgtaatagactagaatcttTCGaattcaagtgttggagttcatcTTCTTgtttagtgttctgaagactgaaaactgaagactgaaggactgaagaatgaagaacgaaggactgaagactgaagaactcgactGATGTTTGCGATTAAAGACAGAgccaaatactgatatttgactagaacgagtttctcaactgaagaatcagttatgactgattcataTAATGTTGGCTATGTGGAATCGGCGGACTGATAcaaaagtcaagtatcagttaaacttcttcatcggactgattactctccaacggatgaattcttgaaaaccatctccgccaacagatctattcaagacctctcctataaatagagctcgagaatcacttcaatcttcaccgattcaaatgcacaagctgaaacgctgccgaaattgcaactcagccaaTCAATTAATAAACTACCCAATGAAATTGTACTAATAAACTAGTGgacttgaattaaaaaaaattaaaataggaaGGAATTTGTATAATGGTTAGAATAATATTCTTATGTTAGCTACattttttgattatttcatGAAAGTACAGGTTAATGGAAAATCATAACAAATTAGGAAAACTGAAAAAAGTTTGAAGTTTTAAAGTGGATATTCACCCTAAGAGACTCTCACTGCAGCAGGAACAAGAGATGTCAACTTCAATCGTAAGGCTATAATTCCCAAAGCTGTCTTGCTCTTTCTTAATCTCCAATGCTGAAATATCCCCAGATTCAGAGCAGTGATGCAAATGAATGAGTTTGAGCGTGTTTGTCTCTCCGATATCCGAAGGGATCTCTTGCAACTGCCACAGATCTCAAGCAATGAGCTTTTCGAGAACTCGAAAAGCAGAGGTGTCAGCCCAACACACGACATCACAGCCATCGATTCTCAAGAACCCGAGACAAGGAAACTCACCGTTGAAAATGCTCAACTCACCTCCCAAGAAAGAGTTGTGTTCTAGCTCAAGAACTTGTAGATGTGGAACGAACCAATCGTTGCCAGATCTTCTCGAACGAGGCTGCAGTTTCTCAAGCACAACTTGTTTAGCCAAGTGGGGAATGCAAGCCTCTTGCTCAACAAATCCACTGGAAATCTTCATAACCTGTTGGGAATTCTCTTGGACGCCTCCTCTGTCCATctgaaattcaaaattgctcTTATGTTTTCTAACACATTGTGCCAATAGTTGAATAATCTTTGTAAAATGATGGttgcatataaaattatgaaaaattaagttggggtagaggaacttagtTTTGCAGCTTATAagcttattttaccaaacaATTTGAAGGAGTTGCCGATGTGATTTATCACTCTAGATCTGCTGCTTCATTGCTACCTCCTCCATCAATATTGCTGTTGGTTATCAAGTTGAGCAAAGGGATTCAATCTGTTTCATACTTCCCAAACAGGAGGCAGTTAAAAACTAttgacaagtcaaaaacaattAATACACAGATAGAGCTCAGCAGTAACATCGCTGCCATCACTTGTTCCTATTGATATTGTTTCTTGCAGCAGTTCTTGTTCAAGGTCtatgtttctttttttctccCCAAGAAAACTAATTGCTTATTATTTTCGATGCTCAGTTTTCAATAATGACAATGAACCTCAGATACCACAGGAGGTATTGGAGGGTCTCGAGTTCAAATCTCACTTAAAGATCGCCATACATTAACTTACAAGCTCAGAAAAAACAGAGATCTTGATTTCAATCAAGAATTCATATACATAATTCTTACATTGTGAAACTAAATTAAATGTAGTTTATTTTAGGAAGATGGGAAATGAATGATGACTGGATCAGTAGCTCCAATTTGCATATACAATGAATGCAGAAGTTGCAAGTCAAGGTGCATAGCTGAGCAACTCCCAATCTAAATAAATAATCCCACCAACAGTGCCCACAAATGTGTATCTAGTCTTGATTATTGTTCCACATTACTGTAGAAAAACATAGAGATTAAATAAACAGCATCACAACTACAAAAATTGAAGCATTTTTAATCATCATAACACAAAGACTAAATAAACTAATAAGCAATTGTACTTTCCCATTAATCTCTATTGCAATAATTCTTGACCTTCAAACACAGCATAAAACCTAACTAGAATAGAAGTCCTCTGGTACGAGTTTCTTAACCTTATTAAACAGAACGCTATCTTTACCTTCCCTTTTCACTGGTTCAATCAACATCGAATATGAAATTTTGTCAAGTGTGAATCCCCTTGCATCCATCTCTTCCATGAGTGGCATTGCATCAAGCATCTGGTTCCTTTTGAGAAGACCTTGAACAAAAACATTGTACGTCACATTATCAGGCAAGCAACCGTTGTTTACCATTTGCGTCATCAAATCCTTAGCCTCCTCGATCTGCCCTTCCTCACAAAGTGCACCGATAAAGATTTTATACGTTATGACGTCAGGCTGCAAACCTTTGGACGGAAGCTCATGGAACAGATCCTTGGCCTCCTCTATCTGCCCTTCTTCACAAAGTGCACCAATGAGAATCGTATATGTTACGACGTCAGGCTGCAAACCTTTGGATGGAAGCTCGTCAATAAGATCCTTTGCTTCTCTGACATTGTTGTTGTTGCACAATCCCCGAATGAGAATATTGTATGTTACTATCTTTGGAATGATACCTTTATCTTCCATGATATGCAACACTGGAAAAGCTTCAGCAATACGATGAGCTCCGCACAAACCATCCAACACGATATTATAAGTCCATATATCCGGAGATACTTGTAGAGCTTCCATTTCTTTGAACAGCTGCAAGCCGTCTTCACACTTGCCTTCACAAAATAAGGCATGCAGCATTATGTTATAAGAAACCACATTGCGTTCTAACCTTTTGGCAGGAATTATGGCAAAAAGACGTGAAACTTCATCGGCTCGCCCTATTTTGCAATAGCCGTTCATCAAGCTATTGTAGCTGATGATATCGGGCTTGATTCCAGAGTTGACTGCCAATTGGAAAATACGTCCGGCTTCATCCATTTTCCCTTGCAAGCAGTATCCATTAATCAATGCACTGTAAGTGACAATGTTGGGGTGAATATCAATCTCTTTCATAGATACCAACATATGCTCGGCTTCTTCCACCTTTCCATCTTTGCACCAAGCATCCACAAAGATATTACACGTCAACACATCTGGGCTGACCACATCAGCAATCATCTTCCTTAAAATGTCTTGAGCCTCGTCCATTCTTCTCCTATTGCATAACCCCTCGATTATTGAATTATATGTCACTATATTGGGTGAAATCCCCTTATCACCCAAAGAGGTGAAGAGTTGGAGAGCTTCGTCGACCTTTCCATCTTTGCATAGAGCATCAATGACTATGCTGTAAGCACAGACATTGGGTTTGCAGCTCCCTTTTCCCTTTTCCAATGAGCAGAGCAAATCAATAGCCTGGAGAATATCTCCAGCTTTGCATAAACCATTAATTATAGTACTATACATATATTCGTCAGGCTCGCACAGGTGGTAGGCGGACAGCTTCCCCAACACTTTAGCTGCCTCTGAGATCCTTCCAACCAGGAGAAGGCCTTTGATGAGAATTGTAAAGGTTACAACATCAGGCTCGTACTCACGCTTGAAAAAAATGCCTAAGATAGCAAACCCAAAATCAGGTCTTTTCAGTCGGCAACAGCCATCAATTGCAATATTCATCGTGTAGTGATTTACAGGAGCATTTCTCTTAAGCATTTCGTCGAACAGATGAAGGGCAAGAGAGTATTGTTTCATCTTCACCACAACACTCAACAGATTATTGAAAAGCTTAACAGAAGGAAGCGGCTCCGTGCTTACCATCTCCCGAAATAGAGCGACGGCATCATTGGGCTCACGTATAGATCCAAAATCGAATCTGGGATAGGCGGAGAAGTATTTAATTTGGTGGCTTAGATTATCAAAATTGAATCTGGGTTTGACAAGAAACGAAGCAATGGGGAAAGTGGATGAATTGAATGAAGAATTGGAGATAATTCTTCCCAAAATCATGGCAGCGTGATTCCGACTCATTCTCACTctagtttttctttttatgtgATAATTTTTTAGAAGGTTTAGAAGAGATGAATGAAAAAGGTGTATGATGATAAGATAAGTGCAAAAGCAGATTAATttgattgaaaataaacaaaGTGGGTGTTGTGTTAAATAGCCTTCCAAAGAAAAGCATAactgaaaacaataaaatagcTCAACTAATCCCAAATAATAGGACTTTATTAGACCGAAATGAAGATAAATTCCTTGCAATTAATTAGTGGACGGATTTTGTCTTATTTTTCTTGCTGATAAAGATTAATATATTTGGCCATGAGTTAGTCAAAGTAGAGCAAATTACCTTTAAATTAAAGAGTAGTGATAAACGGACACCAGGTGTACTGAACACCTGGTAAAAAATCGGTTTTTTTGGTGGGTAGAGAGTGGGCCGGTATTAGGGATTTATTGGTTTTACTGTTTTATCCCTTGATTTTCTCCatgtatatatatctgaaattaGTCTCTCTCCCTTGATTTTTTCGTCCATTCTCGTTCCTTATTTTTcgtccattttctttccttttttttcggCTAATTTGTTTCTAATTTTCACAAAATCTTTCATTTTGTTTCCTTAATTTTTGAAgactttgtttccttatttttatgtttttatttcagaaaattttataaattatataattcgaatatatatattttttttcggttttgttattgatttatttatttttaaattttattattgatttgttaccaataatttagtgtttcttgttataataattctagatttgtttccgaatattttttttctaaattaatattatttatttatttttcaaaaattattactcctaaattttgtgtttatttgttttttattaatttgtttcaactgattttgtgtttctccttaaaaaaataagtactagatttgttttcggatattattttttaattttttgaaaattagattttttataagataaaaataaatttttatctaatattaaattatgtttttattttggatatttatattgctaaaattttgttatttttatttgtttccactaattatcCGTTGATAAATATACTCAATATATTGTTTCCAATATATTTGGtgattcttctaaaaataatcatagatttgttttcactaatttagatattctcatTCTCCACAAAAAAATGTAAcacattcaaaaaatatatatgttatacaGTTTTTTCACACGATTTCCCTACGTGTGAATCACTGAGTAATTGTATTTCTACTTTTCTATtcacactaatttatttcaattatattatgcAACTTGATTACATTGAGTATATATAGTTATACGAGTTCAttagacacacacacactatagtagttctcCGAGCAAAATTCCATCGTATGATTCatgaatattaatttttatttcaaagtcactacattatttcatttaattaattcaactttatttcattgagttttaattatttcttattattatatcgggtttaattaataatataatttttttattatttcaattatataattaaacttgatgaatgttgagtttaattatttcgactataatactatattataatatatggtctttaagtatattgttatattgttatataatttcaactaatcaattaaatttgatttcatTGAATATAATAATTTCGACTTCATTACTCAGACAATTGTGGTTCATTTTGCTATTACCACATCGATTACAATACTTGCttatattatattcaaataaagaaTATGCTATATAGGTTTACGATCAAAATCCCTGCATATgatttatcttatttaattttttctcattactCACCCTATagtatttcattttcttattattatatcgctttTAATAAACTATAcgttatatatacttttttcgagcaaaatcccatcatatgattcattcttttt harbors:
- the LOC131012677 gene encoding putative pentatricopeptide repeat-containing protein At1g12700, mitochondrial yields the protein MSRNHAAMILGRIISNSSFNSSTFPIASFLVKPRFNFDNLSHQIKYFSAYPRFDFGSIREPNDAVALFREMVSTEPLPSVKLFNNLLSVVVKMKQYSLALHLFDEMLKRNAPVNHYTMNIAIDGCCRLKRPDFGFAILGIFFKREYEPDVVTFTILIKGLLLVGRISEAAKVLGKLSAYHLCEPDEYMYSTIINGLCKAGDILQAIDLLCSLEKGKGSCKPNVCAYSIVIDALCKDGKVDEALQLFTSLGDKGISPNIVTYNSIIEGLCNRRRMDEAQDILRKMIADVVSPDVLTCNIFVDAWCKDGKVEEAEHMLVSMKEIDIHPNIVTYSALINGYCLQGKMDEAGRIFQLAVNSGIKPDIISYNSLMNGYCKIGRADEVSRLFAIIPAKRLERNVVSYNIMLHALFCEGKCEDGLQLFKEMEALQVSPDIWTYNIVLDGLCGAHRIAEAFPVLHIMEDKGIIPKIVTYNILIRGLCNNNNVREAKDLIDELPSKGLQPDVVTYTILIGALCEEGQIEEAKDLFHELPSKGLQPDVITYKIFIGALCEEGQIEEAKDLMTQMVNNGCLPDNVTYNVFVQGLLKRNQMLDAMPLMEEMDARGFTLDKISYSMLIEPVKREGKDSVLFNKVKKLVPEDFYSS